One window of Rhodohalobacter mucosus genomic DNA carries:
- a CDS encoding DDE-type integrase/transposase/recombinase: MHKAHRDLLDTIELAGRVRSEHPQISCRDIHYAARGQMPRGRDWTEQLLLSCGFRVKTPPRSFTVAGQGVCANLIEGMSITGANQLWQTDITYVWAGRRWYYVSFVVDVYTRRILASHCSRDLSSASQIRCLSGALSRVAGQDLSGLIVHTDRGIQYTSGEYKRYLESHGLRHSMARYAWQNAYCERVNRTIKEGYLQHYTTDSYSSLAAGVCRAVRLYNHSKPHRGLPCRLSPDQFVKELNQGLHPDYRVNIWSKLTSTKMLYVN, translated from the coding sequence ATGCATAAAGCCCACCGGGACCTGCTCGATACAATCGAGCTGGCCGGCCGGGTCCGCTCGGAGCATCCACAGATAAGCTGCCGTGATATTCACTACGCGGCCCGCGGGCAGATGCCTCGCGGACGCGACTGGACCGAACAGCTGCTGCTGAGCTGCGGGTTCCGGGTTAAAACCCCGCCGCGCTCGTTTACCGTGGCCGGACAGGGAGTATGCGCCAACCTCATTGAAGGGATGAGCATAACCGGAGCCAATCAGCTGTGGCAGACCGACATTACCTACGTGTGGGCCGGGCGGCGGTGGTACTACGTGAGCTTTGTGGTGGACGTGTATACCCGGCGGATCCTGGCCAGTCATTGCAGTCGGGATCTGAGCAGTGCCAGTCAGATCCGCTGCCTGTCCGGGGCGCTAAGCCGTGTGGCCGGGCAGGACCTGAGCGGGCTGATTGTTCATACCGACCGGGGCATCCAGTACACCAGCGGGGAGTATAAACGATATCTGGAAAGCCACGGGCTGAGGCACAGCATGGCCCGTTACGCCTGGCAGAATGCCTATTGCGAGCGGGTAAACCGCACGATCAAAGAGGGCTACCTTCAGCACTATACAACCGACAGTTATTCTTCGCTGGCGGCAGGAGTTTGCAGAGCAGTCCGTTTATACAACCATAGCAAACCCCATCGGGGTCTGCCGTGCAGGTTGTCGCCGGATCAATTTGTCAAAGAGCTCAATCAGGGGTTACACCCTGATTATCGCGTCAACATTTGGTCGAAGTTAACTTCGACCAAAATGTTATATGTTAACTAA